From a region of the Odoribacter splanchnicus DSM 20712 genome:
- the cbiB gene encoding adenosylcobinamide-phosphate synthase CbiB, translating into MNEVWLVILPLIAGYLLDLAFGDPRTIPHPVVGFGNMISWAERHFNCGRFRKWKGAVVALSFPLFAGMAGWGITVGTLAVGDWCFCIVASVFVFYGLANHSLIREGREVVDILKKQGVEAGRRRLSWIVGRDTSELSPKGIYTAVLETMAENLSDGVVAPLFYYALGGFPAMMAYKMVNTLDSMIGYKDERYRQFGCMAARLDDVLNYIPARLTALFMALVAYRPGLFRFIYRYCHQHASPNSGFPESAMAGILDCRFGGAHVYHGLLVEKPYIGDNDREISYADFRIAVRVNHMVTLLTVVSIVAVYLCVFIK; encoded by the coding sequence ATGAATGAGGTGTGGCTGGTTATTCTTCCCTTGATTGCGGGTTATCTGCTGGATCTGGCCTTTGGGGATCCCCGGACAATCCCGCATCCTGTCGTGGGGTTTGGAAATATGATCTCTTGGGCGGAACGGCATTTCAATTGCGGCCGATTCCGGAAATGGAAAGGGGCTGTCGTGGCACTGTCGTTTCCTTTGTTTGCCGGTATGGCCGGTTGGGGGATAACCGTCGGGACACTGGCCGTTGGGGATTGGTGTTTCTGCATTGTTGCGTCTGTCTTTGTTTTTTATGGATTGGCTAACCATAGCCTGATCCGGGAAGGGAGAGAAGTCGTCGATATATTGAAAAAACAGGGCGTGGAGGCGGGACGCCGGCGCCTGTCCTGGATTGTAGGCAGAGATACGTCGGAATTATCGCCTAAGGGAATATATACAGCTGTACTCGAAACGATGGCAGAGAATCTGAGTGACGGGGTTGTGGCTCCTTTATTTTATTATGCTTTGGGCGGATTTCCGGCTATGATGGCTTATAAGATGGTAAACACCCTGGATTCGATGATCGGTTATAAAGATGAGCGTTACCGGCAGTTCGGTTGTATGGCAGCCCGTTTGGACGATGTATTGAATTATATCCCGGCCCGGTTGACTGCTTTGTTTATGGCCCTGGTAGCCTATCGTCCCGGTCTGTTCCGGTTTATTTACCGTTATTGCCACCAGCATGCCAGCCCGAATTCCGGTTTCCCGGAATCGGCTATGGCGGGAATTTTAGATTGCCGGTTCGGCGGTGCACACGTTTATCACGGTTTGTTGGTCGAGAAGCCTTATATCGGGGATAACGACAGAGAAATAAGCTATGCCGATTTCCGGATCGCAGTCCGGGTGAATCACATGGTAACTCTCCTTACGGTAGTATCGATCGTTGCGGTTTACCTATGTGTGTTTATCAAATAA
- a CDS encoding pyridoxal phosphate-dependent aminotransferase — protein MIHGHGDDLYKSQVQIKANFSTNVWYEADTRPLCDFLSTHLEGIFHYPEPDAGSFRKVAAACHGLTPEQVLVGNGATELFYMVAHAFSGNRTLIPVPSFTEYEDACTLYDHHIQFVGQVDVEHIPEHTNLMFICNPNNPDGRIWSLEEITALVKNYPDMVLVVDESFIHFAPGTESALSLLKEYSNLLVIKSMTKCYAIPGLRLGYMLGNPAIVEFVACFGQPWSVNALAIEAGKFLLRHGGEGLPDASLLRIRQQEFAAQMARIPGFRPLPSGTSFFLVETDYNSSALKKYLLEEHGLLIRDASNFRGLDTHYFRVNTLTEAKNRLLLEALESVDKVKLEPYE, from the coding sequence ATGATTCACGGACATGGGGATGACCTTTATAAATCGCAGGTGCAAATAAAAGCGAACTTTTCGACAAATGTCTGGTATGAAGCGGATACCCGTCCCTTGTGTGATTTTTTGAGTACGCATCTCGAAGGTATTTTTCATTATCCGGAACCGGATGCCGGTTCTTTCCGTAAGGTGGCTGCTGCCTGCCACGGGCTTACTCCCGAACAGGTTTTGGTCGGAAACGGGGCTACGGAATTGTTCTATATGGTGGCTCATGCTTTTTCCGGTAATCGTACGTTGATACCTGTCCCGTCGTTTACGGAGTACGAAGATGCATGTACCTTGTATGACCATCATATCCAATTCGTCGGGCAGGTGGATGTGGAGCATATTCCCGAACATACCAATCTGATGTTTATTTGTAACCCCAATAATCCGGACGGACGAATCTGGAGTCTGGAAGAAATTACGGCTTTGGTGAAAAATTATCCGGATATGGTGCTGGTTGTCGACGAATCGTTTATTCATTTTGCTCCCGGGACGGAGTCGGCTTTATCACTGCTGAAAGAATATTCGAATTTGTTGGTTATAAAATCGATGACCAAGTGTTATGCTATTCCGGGCTTGCGTTTGGGATATATGCTGGGAAATCCGGCTATCGTCGAATTTGTGGCTTGCTTCGGGCAGCCTTGGTCTGTGAATGCGCTGGCGATAGAAGCCGGGAAATTCTTGCTCCGGCATGGCGGCGAAGGTTTGCCGGATGCTTCTTTGTTAAGGATCCGGCAGCAGGAATTCGCTGCACAGATGGCCCGAATTCCCGGATTCCGTCCCTTGCCTTCGGGAACGTCTTTTTTTCTCGTAGAAACGGATTACAACAGTTCGGCTTTAAAGAAATATCTGTTGGAGGAACATGGACTATTGATTCGGGATGCTTCCAATTTCAGAGGATTGGATACGCACTATTTTAGGGTGAATACCCTGACTGAGGCAAAAAACCGGCTCCTGTTGGAAGCATTGGAAAGTGTAGATAAAGTCAAATTAGAGCCTTATGAATGA
- a CDS encoding cobyric acid synthase, with protein MEKIEKKKLRPIMFVGTCSDAGKSILNTAFCRIFRQDGYRPAPFKAQNMSLNSCSTPEGGEIGRAQAVQAEACGILPHTDMNPVLLKPSTDQTSQVILNGKAVGNMSAREYFRSGNKTQLFTEAVKAFHRLEENHNPIVLEGAGSISELNLRDRDITNMRMAKEVDAATYLVADIDRGGVFASVYGSVMLLPEEERCLIKGVIINKFRGDVSLFEEGRQIIRELTGVPVVGVIPYYKDIHIEEEDSVALEAKASAAVAGKINVAVIRLPRMSNFTDFNALERDGRFHLYYTDKAEEIGKADVIILPGTKSTIADLQAIYANGVAEAVVKAFRKKKKVIGICGGYQMMGVRIEDPGQVEGMQTATDGLGLLPLVTVMQDAKVVCQSHFRFKNYESDCAGYQIHMGTTTPLHAGGRQTTLNTLADGTTDGYRLNADCWGSYMHGILDNPVVLDDLAAGFGVAAGSGFDYRAFKERQYDLLAGQVRKAVDLDYIYSTLFL; from the coding sequence ATGGAAAAGATAGAGAAAAAAAAACTACGTCCGATTATGTTTGTCGGGACTTGTTCGGATGCGGGAAAAAGTATCCTGAATACGGCTTTTTGCCGTATTTTCAGACAAGACGGCTATCGGCCGGCGCCTTTTAAAGCGCAGAATATGTCGTTGAATTCCTGTTCTACGCCGGAGGGAGGAGAAATCGGAAGAGCTCAGGCCGTGCAGGCGGAGGCATGTGGGATCTTGCCGCATACGGATATGAATCCGGTTTTGTTGAAGCCGTCCACCGATCAGACTTCCCAGGTGATATTGAACGGCAAGGCTGTGGGGAATATGTCCGCCCGGGAATATTTTCGTTCGGGGAACAAAACGCAATTATTTACCGAGGCCGTGAAGGCATTTCATCGTCTGGAGGAAAACCATAATCCTATCGTATTGGAGGGGGCCGGTAGTATCTCCGAGCTTAATTTACGGGACAGGGATATCACGAATATGCGGATGGCAAAAGAGGTGGATGCTGCGACTTACCTGGTGGCGGATATCGATCGGGGAGGAGTGTTTGCTTCTGTTTATGGTTCCGTGATGTTGCTGCCTGAAGAGGAGAGATGCCTGATCAAAGGTGTCATTATCAATAAATTTCGCGGCGATGTGTCACTTTTCGAGGAAGGACGGCAGATCATCCGGGAGCTTACCGGAGTGCCGGTGGTCGGTGTAATCCCTTATTATAAAGATATTCATATCGAAGAAGAAGATTCTGTCGCTTTGGAGGCAAAAGCTTCTGCTGCTGTGGCAGGGAAGATCAATGTGGCGGTGATTCGTCTGCCGAGAATGTCTAATTTCACCGATTTCAATGCATTGGAGAGAGACGGGCGTTTCCATTTATATTATACGGATAAAGCGGAGGAGATCGGTAAAGCGGATGTTATCATTCTGCCGGGAACAAAAAGTACCATAGCCGATTTGCAGGCTATTTATGCCAACGGGGTGGCCGAAGCTGTGGTGAAGGCGTTTCGGAAGAAGAAAAAAGTCATCGGCATTTGTGGCGGGTATCAGATGATGGGAGTGCGGATCGAGGATCCCGGGCAGGTCGAAGGTATGCAAACCGCGACCGACGGATTGGGTTTACTGCCTCTGGTCACGGTGATGCAGGATGCGAAGGTGGTTTGTCAGAGTCATTTCCGTTTTAAGAATTATGAATCGGATTGTGCCGGTTATCAGATTCACATGGGGACGACGACACCTTTACACGCGGGAGGGCGGCAAACAACGCTCAATACCCTTGCGGACGGTACAACCGACGGTTATCGGTTGAACGCAGACTGCTGGGGAAGTTATATGCACGGTATCCTCGACAATCCGGTTGTTTTAGACGATCTGGCCGCAGGTTTCGGAGTGGCTGCCGGCAGTGGTTTTGATTACAGGGCTTTTAAAGAACGGCAATACGACCTTCTGGCCGGTCAGGTACGGAAAGCTGTCGATTTGGACTATATTTATTCAACTTTATTTTTATAA
- a CDS encoding cob(I)yrinic acid a,c-diamide adenosyltransferase: protein MKIYTRGGDKGKTNIHGGQRVDKDDIRIEANGTLDELNSVLGLIRVLIGEGHEWQEMLFYLQRSLMVVMSHVATPAALRGQNPNRLPEEPDVYCERQIDFFNAKIQYPSTHFILPGGNLVSAQCHVARTVARRAERRLWTLNRTDPVEPVILRFVNRLSDLLFILARYEMDKEGAEEERWRDFLYKKK, encoded by the coding sequence ATGAAAATATACACTCGCGGAGGAGATAAGGGGAAAACGAATATTCATGGCGGACAGCGTGTAGATAAAGACGATATCCGGATAGAAGCCAATGGGACGTTGGATGAGTTGAATTCTGTCCTGGGATTGATTCGTGTGTTGATAGGAGAGGGGCATGAGTGGCAGGAGATGTTGTTTTACCTGCAACGTTCTTTGATGGTGGTGATGTCGCATGTGGCCACTCCGGCTGCCTTGAGGGGACAAAATCCGAATCGGCTTCCGGAAGAACCGGATGTGTATTGTGAGCGGCAAATCGATTTTTTTAATGCAAAAATACAGTATCCGTCCACTCATTTTATTTTACCCGGAGGGAACCTGGTATCGGCCCAGTGTCATGTGGCCCGGACTGTGGCCCGGCGGGCGGAGCGTCGTTTGTGGACTTTGAACCGGACGGATCCCGTCGAACCGGTTATCCTGCGTTTTGTAAATCGCTTGTCGGATTTGCTTTTTATCCTGGCCCGGTACGAAATGGATAAAGAAGGGGCTGAAGAAGAGCGTTGGCGTGATTTCTTATATAAGAAAAAATAG
- a CDS encoding histidine phosphatase family protein — protein sequence MKKIDLLLTRHGETIENQRYVLQGQLPGTLSPLGKEQAVVLAEQLKQEPLDVIVCSDLARSYDTAKVVAGYHGKQPQPTPLLREMDWGIYTGETLADVDWEHLPPSVESVDELYHRAGEFVNYLRVKYAGKCILAVGHGAFNRAILTYLNGGKPADMVDLPIMENTSVIRLSI from the coding sequence ATGAAGAAAATTGATTTATTGTTGACACGGCATGGGGAGACCATCGAAAATCAACGGTATGTTCTCCAGGGGCAATTGCCGGGAACACTTTCCCCTTTAGGAAAAGAGCAGGCAGTTGTTTTGGCAGAACAATTGAAGCAAGAACCTTTGGATGTAATCGTATGTAGTGATTTGGCACGTAGTTACGATACAGCAAAGGTCGTTGCCGGTTACCATGGAAAACAGCCTCAGCCGACTCCTTTATTGCGGGAGATGGACTGGGGGATATATACCGGCGAAACGCTGGCGGATGTGGATTGGGAGCATTTGCCTCCTAGTGTCGAGTCGGTGGATGAGTTGTATCATCGGGCAGGAGAATTTGTGAATTACCTTCGGGTGAAATATGCCGGTAAATGTATACTTGCAGTCGGGCACGGTGCTTTTAACCGGGCGATTCTGACTTATCTGAACGGAGGAAAACCGGCCGATATGGTCGATCTGCCTATCATGGAAAATACTTCTGTTATCCGGTTAAGTATATAA
- a CDS encoding RNA-guided endonuclease InsQ/TnpB family protein, producing the protein MAAADICLSLRAICSGDSLGSLRIIMCIWSLSVYPADEQRVLFAETFGCCRFVYNWALNLKITAYKERKETLGNVYLTNLMKSEPKAEHEWLSEISSQSLQSALRNPDTAYTDFFRNTHAVGFPRFKSRKDRQSFLCPQHWRVDFSKSTITIPKAKDIPAVPRIKSGLNLDK; encoded by the coding sequence ATGGCAGCCGCTGACATTTGTTTGAGCCTTCGTGCAATTTGCAGCGGAGACAGTTTGGGTTCGCTACGTATCATCATGTGTATATGGTCTTTGTCTGTTTATCCGGCTGATGAGCAAAGGGTTTTGTTCGCCGAGACCTTCGGCTGTTGTCGTTTTGTCTATAATTGGGCATTGAACCTTAAAATCACGGCATACAAGGAGCGTAAGGAAACGCTTGGCAATGTATATTTGACGAATCTGATGAAGAGCGAACCGAAAGCGGAACACGAATGGCTTTCAGAAATCAGTTCCCAGTCCTTGCAGAGTGCGTTACGCAATCCTGACACAGCCTACACCGACTTTTTCCGTAATACTCATGCGGTTGGCTTCCCCCGTTTCAAGTCACGTAAGGACAGGCAGAGCTTCCTCTGTCCGCAGCATTGGCGTGTGGATTTCTCCAAAAGCACAATTACGATTCCCAAAGCCAAAGATATTCCAGCCGTGCCCCGGATCAAATCCGGTCTGAATTTAGATAAATGA
- a CDS encoding type II toxin-antitoxin system RelE/ParE family toxin has protein sequence MNVEFEKEYLAELYEKGKTDDKKHRFQPQIVNGYLKCVKALLNASRMEDLYQYRSLNYEKLKGDKKGLSSLRINDQYRLEFREITNAGNQAVIEICSLVDITNHYK, from the coding sequence ATGAATGTAGAGTTTGAAAAGGAATATTTGGCAGAACTTTATGAAAAAGGAAAGACCGATGATAAGAAGCATCGTTTTCAACCTCAAATAGTCAATGGTTATTTGAAGTGTGTCAAGGCTTTACTAAATGCCTCTCGAATGGAAGATTTATATCAGTATAGGTCTTTGAACTATGAAAAGTTGAAAGGTGATAAAAAAGGACTTTCTTCTTTACGTATCAATGACCAATATAGGCTTGAATTTCGGGAAATAACTAATGCGGGTAATCAAGCAGTCATAGAAATATGTTCTTTGGTGGATATTACAAATCATTATAAATAG
- a CDS encoding HigA family addiction module antitoxin, whose protein sequence is MGIAANNLQSFRPYHPGELVKEELECRGIKQKEFAKKFGLSYSALNEALNAKRPITTEFALLLEAALGINADLLVRMQTDYNIQVARKNNSLREKLNNIKKIAAVF, encoded by the coding sequence ATGGGTATAGCAGCAAATAATTTACAGTCATTCCGTCCCTATCATCCAGGCGAATTGGTAAAGGAAGAATTGGAATGTAGAGGCATAAAGCAAAAGGAATTTGCGAAGAAATTTGGTTTGTCTTATTCAGCCTTAAATGAGGCGTTAAATGCAAAACGTCCGATAACAACAGAATTTGCCTTGCTTTTAGAGGCAGCTTTGGGTATCAATGCTGATTTGCTTGTAAGAATGCAAACGGATTACAATATACAGGTAGCACGAAAGAATAACTCCTTGCGTGAAAAGCTAAACAATATAAAGAAAATAGCTGCTGTGTTTTGA
- a CDS encoding OmpA family protein — protein sequence MKRSLLLAIVLFCAEILFAQKGKEEAGIIFNPHWYLQLQGGMGYTVGETGFKDLISPAGALSVGYQFSPVWGLRGGFGGWQGKGAWSESTRDYKFNFLQLNADVVFNLSNCIGEFNPRRWVNTYFLLGIAGNHAFDNDEAVAIHDEGYTMRYLWRDNRNFVAGRGGVGFDFRISNSISFNIEGNVNVLSDHFNSKKAGNADWQFNVLAGFSCRLNKKHRKVEAPREIIFEETVPVVTKEEPVSQPVLQETKQDLIDSAALTARQDIFFALNSSVILASETAKIDSLVAFMKTHTETQVVITGYADVQTGNPRYNKVLSQRRAEQVAVLLTVNGISRERITVFAKGDTEQPFPVMEQNRVAICLIGKK from the coding sequence ATGAAAAGAAGTTTATTACTGGCTATCGTTTTATTTTGTGCAGAAATCTTATTTGCACAAAAGGGAAAAGAGGAAGCCGGGATTATTTTCAATCCACACTGGTATTTGCAGTTGCAGGGAGGAATGGGGTATACCGTGGGGGAAACCGGCTTTAAGGACCTGATATCACCGGCCGGAGCTTTGTCTGTGGGGTATCAGTTCTCGCCTGTCTGGGGACTTCGCGGAGGCTTTGGCGGTTGGCAGGGTAAGGGTGCCTGGTCGGAATCCACCCGGGATTATAAATTCAACTTCCTTCAGTTGAATGCAGATGTTGTGTTTAATCTGAGCAACTGTATCGGCGAATTTAACCCCCGGCGTTGGGTGAATACTTATTTTTTGCTGGGTATAGCAGGCAATCATGCTTTTGACAACGATGAAGCAGTTGCCATACATGACGAAGGATATACGATGCGTTACCTTTGGCGCGATAACCGTAATTTCGTTGCAGGACGTGGTGGTGTCGGATTTGATTTCCGGATCAGTAATAGCATTTCCTTTAATATAGAGGGAAATGTAAATGTACTTTCCGACCATTTTAACTCCAAAAAGGCGGGTAATGCCGACTGGCAGTTCAATGTTCTGGCAGGGTTTAGTTGCCGTTTGAATAAAAAACACCGCAAGGTGGAAGCTCCCCGGGAAATCATTTTTGAGGAGACTGTGCCGGTCGTAACAAAGGAAGAACCGGTTTCTCAGCCCGTGCTGCAGGAAACGAAGCAAGACCTCATAGACTCTGCTGCGCTTACTGCCCGTCAGGATATTTTCTTTGCCTTGAACTCTTCGGTGATTCTGGCGAGCGAAACAGCCAAAATCGATTCCTTGGTAGCTTTTATGAAAACACATACAGAGACACAGGTGGTGATTACGGGTTATGCTGACGTGCAGACCGGAAATCCGCGTTACAACAAAGTTCTGTCGCAACGGCGGGCAGAACAGGTGGCTGTATTGTTGACGGTTAATGGTATCTCCCGGGAACGGATAACTGTGTTTGCCAAAGGGGATACAGAACAACCTTTTCCTGTGATGGAACAAAACCGAGTGGCCATTTGCCTGATCGGTAAAAAATAG
- a CDS encoding lipoprotein: MRKMLYTIWFLGSLLHVGCTKDNYIDTGISNGRYHGNLMQYMASNSYDWDSTILLVRHAGEEMVRLFEGKDPAHKEITFFGITNHSIRRHLLEFGHKRVADLDPGWCREMLLRHVIDGKLYRKDIPYGEPTTYGSPGTGGSYLTTLAGTQIWVFIMKQSKNGVVENAPKPIHISFMNSQPIFAIASGDIEPDNCIVHALEYNFALGYEQ; encoded by the coding sequence ATGAGAAAAATGTTATATACAATATGGTTTTTGGGCTCGTTATTACATGTGGGGTGTACAAAAGACAATTATATCGACACAGGGATTAGTAACGGACGTTATCATGGGAATTTGATGCAGTATATGGCATCAAACTCCTACGATTGGGATTCTACGATTCTGTTGGTTCGCCATGCGGGAGAGGAGATGGTGCGACTTTTCGAGGGGAAAGACCCGGCACACAAGGAGATTACGTTTTTCGGTATCACGAATCATTCGATTCGTCGGCATTTGTTGGAATTCGGTCACAAACGGGTGGCTGATCTCGACCCGGGGTGGTGTCGTGAAATGTTGCTGAGGCATGTGATCGACGGGAAACTCTATCGGAAGGACATTCCTTACGGAGAACCGACAACTTACGGAAGCCCGGGAACGGGAGGCAGCTACTTGACTACCTTGGCAGGTACGCAAATATGGGTGTTTATCATGAAGCAGTCGAAGAATGGAGTGGTAGAGAATGCGCCTAAGCCGATACACATCAGTTTTATGAACAGTCAGCCTATTTTTGCCATTGCCTCGGGAGATATCGAGCCGGACAATTGTATAGTGCACGCATTGGAATATAATTTCGCATTGGGGTATGAACAATAA
- a CDS encoding RagB/SusD family nutrient uptake outer membrane protein yields MRRYIYIFGLTVLFWGTSCADFINIQPENATTYSNYYKNEKELEAVLTGLQVYLRQAVGEFTGGDISRAGEILDYDRSSRKGLTLSNVGTWKYYYYTIYQANLILENTHRFKGDPEKLKPYIQQAYFAKAVAYFYLAMNYGQVPITGSTIEFSKFPQSPISSVLDEAEKWGLKAMDLPTYEDLVATSKESRMKQYGSKGAAAALLAHLYAWRAGVEGKKECWAKAEEYCTMLIEGKVGSYSLAADPETVCTSVMKGGSAESIWEIYYDSQEGLRTDLPITFPIALGSAHPINNQYSDGYYKSTVRMMYAPEDLRRDAYFWNIDADSLFLIYKSNAEVYAATEHKPGDSIVAAEDNQKLKRAFLYKFRYAHYIKLAYTPELQFAGINQYKVIWRLGEIYLLRAECRARQGKTNAVDDLNEIRRRAYGDDMHAFPNSDDVEKGLSGNIQLAIFREREKELVAEYHRYFDIMRNGWCFLRGDDTHDYIRKEISEAYDKLTDRDIQDGALYLMLGADCFSNNDLIRQNRYWNRRSN; encoded by the coding sequence ATGAGAAGATATATTTACATATTTGGTTTGACAGTTTTGTTTTGGGGGACTTCTTGTGCGGATTTTATCAATATCCAGCCGGAGAATGCAACCACCTATTCTAATTATTACAAAAACGAGAAGGAGCTGGAGGCTGTGCTGACCGGCTTGCAAGTCTATTTGAGGCAGGCTGTGGGTGAGTTTACCGGTGGCGATATTTCCAGAGCCGGAGAGATATTGGATTACGACAGATCTTCGCGCAAGGGGTTGACATTGTCGAATGTAGGAACGTGGAAATATTATTATTACACGATTTATCAGGCGAATTTGATTCTGGAGAATACACACCGTTTCAAAGGAGACCCGGAGAAGCTGAAACCCTATATTCAGCAGGCATATTTCGCCAAGGCGGTGGCTTATTTCTACTTGGCGATGAATTACGGGCAGGTGCCGATTACAGGCTCTACAATAGAGTTCTCTAAGTTTCCTCAGAGCCCGATAAGCAGTGTGTTGGATGAGGCGGAAAAATGGGGACTGAAGGCGATGGATTTGCCGACATACGAGGATTTGGTGGCTACTTCAAAAGAATCCCGTATGAAACAGTATGGCAGCAAGGGTGCCGCGGCTGCTTTGTTGGCTCATCTCTACGCGTGGAGGGCCGGCGTGGAAGGCAAGAAAGAGTGTTGGGCGAAGGCCGAGGAGTATTGCACTATGCTCATAGAGGGGAAGGTAGGCAGTTACTCGTTGGCTGCGGATCCTGAGACCGTTTGTACAAGCGTGATGAAAGGAGGAAGCGCCGAGTCGATCTGGGAGATTTACTATGACTCACAAGAGGGTTTGCGCACTGATTTGCCGATCACCTTCCCGATAGCTCTGGGAAGTGCGCATCCGATTAACAATCAGTATTCAGACGGATATTACAAGAGTACGGTGAGAATGATGTATGCTCCCGAAGATTTGCGTAGGGATGCCTATTTTTGGAATATTGATGCGGATTCATTGTTCTTGATTTATAAGAGCAATGCGGAGGTTTATGCTGCAACGGAGCATAAACCGGGAGATTCCATCGTAGCAGCGGAGGACAACCAAAAGCTGAAACGGGCATTTTTGTATAAGTTCCGGTATGCACATTACATTAAGCTTGCGTACACCCCGGAACTTCAGTTTGCCGGAATCAACCAGTATAAGGTGATTTGGAGATTAGGCGAGATTTATTTGCTCCGTGCAGAATGTCGGGCCCGTCAGGGGAAGACAAATGCCGTAGACGATTTGAACGAGATCCGTCGCCGGGCTTATGGGGATGATATGCACGCTTTCCCGAACTCCGATGATGTGGAGAAAGGGCTGAGCGGGAATATCCAGCTGGCTATTTTCAGAGAGCGGGAGAAGGAGCTGGTGGCTGAATATCACCGTTATTTTGACATTATGCGTAACGGTTGGTGTTTCCTGAGAGGGGATGATACGCATGATTATATCAGGAAGGAGATTTCCGAGGCTTACGATAAGCTCACGGATAGAGATATTCAAGATGGCGCTTTGTATCTGATGTTGGGAGCGGACTGTTTCTCCAATAATGATTTGATTCGCCAAAACAGGTATTGGAATCGTCGTTCGAATTAA